From one Triticum urartu cultivar G1812 chromosome 3, Tu2.1, whole genome shotgun sequence genomic stretch:
- the LOC125545426 gene encoding NAC domain-containing protein 90-like, translating into MADGLPPGYRFYPTEEELICFYLRNKLDGSRGDIERVIPVVDVYSVDPLQLSEIHERLRGGGGGEGEPWFYFCARQEREARGGRPSRTTPSGYWKAAGTPGVVYSADRRPIGLRKTMVFYRGRAPSGTKTKWKMNEYRAFQHEHNDDAAGAPTATGGPHAAAPPNLPPQLRSEFSLCRLYTKSGTLRQFDRRPVAAAARGDIPGPSTAATASPDDGDGSGGSMQPLEEDLMEGAGGDPYGDDIATLAALLYWSTD; encoded by the exons ATGGCCGACGGGCTGCCTCCGGGGTACCGTTTCTACCCCACGGAGGAGGAGCTGATATGCTTCTACCTGCGCAACAAGCTCGACGGCAGCCGCGGCGACATAGAGCGCGTCATCCCCGTCGTCGACGTCTACTCCGTCGACCCCTTGCAGCTCTCAG AGATCCACGAGAGGCtgcgcggcggcggtggcggcgaggggGAGCCGTGGTTCTACTTCTGCGCGCGGCAGGAGCGGGAGGCGCGGGGCGGGCGGCCCAGCCGGACCACGCCGTCGGGGTACTGGAAGGCGGCGGGCACGCCCGGGGTCGTCTACTCCGCCGACCGCCGGCCCATCGGGCTGAGGAAGACCATGGTGTTCTACCGAGGCCGCGCGCCGTCCGGGACCAAGACCAAGTGGAAAATGAACGAGTATAGGGCCTTCCAGCACGAGCACAACGACGACGCCGCCGGCGCACCCACGGCAACCGGGGGTCCCCACGCCGCTGCGCCACCGAACCTCCCTCCGCAG CTGAGAAGCGAGTTCAGCTTGTGTCGACTCTACACCAAATCGGGGACACTGAGGCAGTTCGATCGACGGCCGGTTGCAGCGGCTGCACGCGGTGACATTCCGGGGCCATCCACGGCAGCCACCGCGTCGCCCGACGACGGTGACGGCTCCGGTGGATCCATGCAGCCGCTTGAGGAGGATCTGATGGAAGGAGCTGGCGGTGATCCATACGGAGACGATATAGCCACATTGGCTGCTCTTCTCTACTGGTCTACGGACTAG